From Aquipuribacter sp. SD81, a single genomic window includes:
- a CDS encoding DUF3145 domain-containing protein, with protein MPVVTRGVLYVHSAARAVCPHVEWATGRVLNMRVDLEWTPQPLGPGLFRTELSWQGEQGTGARLASALRGWSELRYEVTEEPSRGCDGARFSHVPDLGLFHAVMDVHGNTVVPEDRIRTALAETDHVEVRHRLEVALGTAWDRELEPFRHAGDDAQVRWLHRVG; from the coding sequence ATGCCTGTCGTCACCCGCGGGGTGCTGTACGTGCACTCCGCTGCACGCGCCGTGTGCCCGCACGTGGAGTGGGCCACCGGGCGCGTGCTCAACATGCGCGTCGACCTGGAGTGGACGCCGCAGCCGCTCGGGCCCGGCCTGTTCCGCACCGAGCTGTCGTGGCAGGGCGAGCAGGGCACCGGTGCGCGGCTGGCCAGCGCGCTGCGCGGCTGGTCGGAGCTGCGCTACGAGGTGACGGAGGAGCCGAGCCGCGGCTGCGACGGCGCCCGGTTCAGCCACGTGCCGGACCTCGGGCTGTTCCACGCCGTCATGGACGTGCACGGCAACACCGTCGTGCCCGAGGACCGCATCCGCACGGCGCTCGCCGAGACCGACCACGTCGAGGTGCGGCACCGCCTCGAGGTCGCGCTCGGCACCGCGTGGGACCGCGAGCTCGAGCCGTTCCGGCACGCCGGGGACGACGCGCAGGTCCGCTGGCTGCA